From the genome of Devriesea agamarum, one region includes:
- the ygfZ gene encoding CAF17-like 4Fe-4S cluster assembly/insertion protein YgfZ: protein MTVPPPPREPSRLAQLPGAVLSTGLDQGVAAHYGASLREQRRMETGRAVVDLSHLDILEIAGADRLTWLHAITSQHLVGCVPGNSTELLVLSPQGRIEHAAAVIVGETSLMLVVDPGRSGPLLEFFDRMRFAARVQITVRDDLAAVGSQVPWPKLSLHSQPECSQLADNSSAQTVHAPVAVWTDPWPGISDGGIAYGPEPEDASAWHLSLLPRSAWVDAIGPAWHRADGLAGLLAAEARRIAAHRPRFLYEVDDRSIPHELDWLRTAVHTAKGCYRGQETVAKVLNLGQPPRRLVMLHLDGGQETLPVHGDAVAFSGRAIGHVTSAAVHADLGPIALALVRRAVPVDAPLTVQALAGDNATVLDATQEPIVLPRDHGQRPPTAKL, encoded by the coding sequence ATGACTGTACCGCCCCCACCTCGGGAACCATCCCGGCTAGCTCAGCTTCCCGGAGCGGTGCTGTCCACGGGTCTGGACCAAGGTGTCGCCGCCCATTACGGTGCGTCGCTGCGTGAACAGCGACGCATGGAAACTGGCCGGGCCGTGGTCGATCTGTCCCACCTAGACATCCTGGAGATTGCGGGCGCAGATCGCCTGACCTGGCTGCATGCCATTACCTCACAGCACCTGGTCGGGTGTGTGCCCGGCAACTCCACGGAGTTGCTGGTGCTCTCACCTCAGGGGCGTATTGAACACGCAGCAGCAGTGATCGTGGGCGAGACCAGTCTGATGCTGGTGGTCGATCCCGGGCGCAGTGGTCCGCTGCTGGAGTTTTTCGACCGTATGCGCTTTGCGGCCCGCGTTCAGATCACGGTGCGGGATGACCTCGCTGCTGTCGGTTCCCAGGTTCCCTGGCCAAAGCTGAGCTTGCACAGCCAGCCAGAATGCAGCCAGTTAGCTGACAATTCCAGTGCCCAGACGGTGCACGCACCGGTGGCGGTGTGGACGGACCCCTGGCCGGGGATCTCCGATGGCGGCATCGCCTACGGGCCGGAACCGGAGGACGCCTCTGCCTGGCATTTGTCCCTGCTTCCGCGATCTGCCTGGGTGGACGCGATCGGTCCCGCATGGCATCGTGCCGATGGTTTAGCCGGGCTACTTGCCGCTGAGGCGCGCCGTATTGCAGCCCACCGCCCGCGGTTTCTCTACGAGGTTGATGACCGCAGCATCCCCCATGAATTGGATTGGCTACGCACCGCGGTGCACACGGCTAAAGGGTGCTATCGAGGGCAGGAAACCGTGGCGAAGGTGCTGAACTTGGGGCAGCCACCGCGCCGGTTGGTGATGCTTCATCTCGATGGTGGTCAGGAGACGCTGCCCGTCCATGGCGATGCGGTTGCGTTCTCAGGTCGAGCCATCGGACATGTCACCAGTGCCGCTGTGCACGCCGATCTGGGGCCGATTGCTTTAGCGCTCGTGCGCCGCGCTGTGCCGGTTGATGCGCCATTAACGGTGCAAGCCTTGGCCGGAGACAATGCCACCGTCTTAGATGCCACCCAGGAGCCGATTGTGCTGCCTCGGGACCACGGGCAGCGCCCACCCACCGCGAAACTCTAA
- a CDS encoding FUSC family protein, which yields MNQRPTPKNPSPDSSARLRPFDRVVHAAVPRISGFLREGVQRLREGLWPIALASLAAALAYATSKFLWDHPYPFFSAIAAWIIIGFSTEKKVRKVAELSMGVLLGVVYGEALRYLIGSGTWQIAFVIFTAALTARFLDRGVIFAIQAGVQSLLAMLMPFQAGMTPIGRFFDAVTGVLIAIVMLMLLTTDPRRIQRRAAIQFFRSLDETMTALALSARNGSAEVSRAALKKVRATSQSSTDQWAVANDAADELARFSPAGHRHAAEVQRFQHLLVGADRAMRNIRVIARRQTQFLDAVGGRPHSHLADAYLAGIDAIAAIREAIDTGADFTASRRALRLFSSYLTPEHLLRGDDDKDLGRIGHFEGITLVIQIRSLAIDLLEATGLDHADAQRFLPSLLVVSDGQIVGPRPLTQEISAVEPPTTTAAIESLILGTMDDDPPEQPHP from the coding sequence ATGAACCAGCGCCCCACACCGAAAAATCCGTCACCGGACTCATCGGCTCGTCTGCGCCCGTTTGATCGAGTCGTCCATGCAGCGGTGCCGCGCATCTCAGGGTTTCTTCGCGAGGGAGTTCAGCGGCTGCGAGAAGGACTGTGGCCCATCGCTTTAGCATCGCTGGCAGCCGCCCTGGCCTACGCAACCTCGAAGTTCCTCTGGGACCACCCCTACCCGTTCTTTTCGGCGATCGCCGCGTGGATCATTATTGGTTTCAGCACTGAGAAGAAGGTACGCAAGGTTGCCGAGTTATCCATGGGGGTTTTACTCGGGGTTGTTTACGGTGAAGCCCTGCGCTATCTGATTGGGTCGGGTACCTGGCAGATCGCCTTCGTTATTTTCACCGCTGCCCTCACCGCCCGGTTTCTTGATCGCGGAGTTATTTTTGCGATCCAAGCCGGCGTGCAGTCTTTGCTCGCCATGCTGATGCCGTTCCAGGCAGGCATGACCCCGATCGGTCGATTCTTTGATGCGGTCACTGGCGTCCTGATCGCCATTGTGATGCTGATGCTGCTCACCACCGATCCCCGGCGAATTCAACGCCGCGCTGCGATTCAGTTCTTTCGTAGCCTTGACGAGACAATGACTGCGCTGGCCTTATCGGCTCGCAATGGTTCGGCTGAGGTCTCCAGGGCAGCGCTTAAAAAAGTTCGGGCCACCTCGCAGTCCTCAACTGACCAGTGGGCGGTGGCCAATGATGCTGCCGACGAACTTGCCCGGTTTTCTCCGGCTGGTCACCGTCATGCCGCTGAAGTGCAACGTTTTCAGCATCTGTTGGTCGGCGCTGACCGGGCAATGCGTAATATTCGCGTGATAGCCCGACGCCAAACCCAATTTTTGGACGCGGTCGGTGGCCGGCCTCATTCTCATCTGGCTGATGCGTATCTCGCTGGGATCGATGCGATCGCAGCGATCCGAGAGGCTATCGATACCGGGGCTGATTTCACCGCGTCGCGACGAGCCCTACGGCTTTTTAGCTCCTACCTCACTCCGGAGCATCTTCTACGCGGTGATGACGACAAGGATCTGGGGCGGATCGGCCATTTTGAAGGCATCACACTGGTGATTCAGATCCGGTCGCTGGCTATCGACTTGTTGGAAGCCACCGGTTTAGATCATGCTGACGCCCAACGGTTTCTTCCCAGTCTTTTGGTGGTCTCAGATGGACAAATCGTCGGCCCCCGGCCGCTCACCCAGGAAATATCCGCTGTCGAACCCCCAACTACAACCGCAGCCATCGAATCGTTAATTCTCGGAACGATGGATGATGACCCTCCCGAGCAGCCGCACCCTTAG
- a CDS encoding DUF2516 family protein, with protein sequence MVFQIQQWIFVILGVGMFALQIWAFINALRFRPDAYVAAGKRTKVFWSVLTGVAMLIGFISLPYPIGGGNSLMFLNVIAAAAAGVFLADVLPALKRVMGRAQGRSW encoded by the coding sequence ATGGTCTTCCAGATTCAGCAATGGATCTTCGTGATCCTCGGCGTCGGTATGTTCGCTCTTCAGATCTGGGCGTTCATCAACGCCCTTAGGTTTCGCCCTGACGCCTATGTCGCGGCGGGTAAGCGCACCAAAGTGTTTTGGTCCGTGCTGACGGGTGTTGCCATGCTGATCGGTTTCATATCGTTGCCCTACCCCATTGGTGGCGGGAACTCGCTCATGTTCCTCAATGTGATCGCCGCAGCGGCAGCCGGTGTTTTTCTAGCCGATGTGCTGCCTGCGCTCAAACGGGTGATGGGCCGGGCTCAGGGCCGCAGCTGGTAA
- the fbaA gene encoding class II fructose-bisphosphate aldolase, with translation MAIATPEKYAEMIDRAKAGKFAYPAVNVSSSQTAIAALQGFTEAESDGIIQVSVGGAEYLSGSSVKDRVAGSIALAQFVTEVAKNYPVTIALHTDHCAKQNLASWVEPLIEYDLNERVKKGLNPLFQSHMWDGSAVPVDENLQIAEKLLARCVEAKKILEIEVGVVGGEEDGYSADVDEDKLFSTPEDGLKTAAALGLGENGRYLTALTFGNVHGVYKPGNVKLTPSILLDIQKAVGEKYGKDMPFDLVMHGGSGSTLEEIREAVDNGVIKMNIDTDTQYAFTRPVVGHMMENYEGVLKVDGEVGNKKTYDPRAWGKKAEAGMAARVIEACDNLRSKGQKMA, from the coding sequence ATGGCTATTGCAACGCCTGAGAAGTACGCGGAGATGATCGACCGGGCCAAGGCAGGCAAGTTCGCCTACCCGGCCGTGAACGTCTCATCCTCCCAGACCGCTATCGCAGCACTTCAGGGCTTCACCGAAGCCGAATCTGACGGCATCATCCAGGTGTCCGTGGGCGGTGCGGAGTACCTCTCCGGCTCGTCCGTGAAGGACCGCGTCGCAGGTTCTATCGCCCTCGCGCAGTTCGTGACCGAGGTCGCGAAGAACTACCCGGTGACGATCGCCCTGCACACCGACCACTGCGCGAAGCAGAACCTCGCCAGCTGGGTCGAACCGCTCATCGAATACGACCTCAACGAGCGCGTAAAGAAGGGCTTGAACCCCCTGTTCCAGTCCCACATGTGGGACGGCTCGGCGGTTCCGGTCGACGAAAACCTGCAGATCGCTGAGAAGCTGCTTGCTCGCTGTGTCGAGGCCAAGAAGATTCTCGAAATCGAAGTGGGCGTCGTCGGTGGCGAAGAAGATGGCTACTCGGCCGATGTGGATGAAGACAAGCTGTTCTCCACCCCCGAGGATGGCTTGAAGACCGCTGCCGCACTCGGCCTGGGCGAGAACGGTCGCTACCTGACCGCTCTGACCTTCGGCAACGTGCACGGCGTGTACAAGCCGGGCAACGTGAAGCTCACCCCGTCGATTCTGCTGGACATCCAGAAGGCTGTCGGCGAGAAGTACGGCAAGGACATGCCGTTCGACCTGGTGATGCACGGCGGCTCCGGCTCCACCCTGGAGGAAATCCGCGAGGCCGTCGACAACGGTGTCATCAAGATGAACATCGACACCGACACCCAGTACGCATTCACCCGTCCCGTCGTGGGCCACATGATGGAGAACTACGAGGGCGTGCTCAAGGTTGACGGCGAGGTCGGCAACAAGAAGACCTACGACCCGCGCGCCTGGGGCAAGAAGGCTGAAGCTGGTATGGCGGCCCGTGTCATCGAGGCTTGTGACAACCTCCGCTCCAAGGGCCAGAAGATGGCCTGA
- a CDS encoding TrmH family RNA methyltransferase has product MTSSAESSAEAGTEREPETGQQVSAGQHVSAELKIGAERHAGTEQETGNERQIGVGPHPHPWPTDPRYDPELLAHGDRRNVIDCFRYWKRDAIIEELAIRRHDLHVAIENFEHDFNIGSVVRTANAFNVGAVHIVGARRWNRRGAMVTDRYQDVRHHPTVPEFLQWARAEDRYVIAVDNVPGCVAIEHAEIPEHAVMIFGQEGPGLSADALAGADLVVAIPQYGSTRSMNAGAAAAIAMHEWIRRHADIPCVP; this is encoded by the coding sequence ATGACCTCCTCGGCAGAAAGCAGCGCCGAAGCCGGGACCGAACGAGAACCCGAAACGGGGCAACAGGTCAGCGCGGGGCAACACGTTAGCGCGGAGCTGAAAATCGGCGCCGAACGGCATGCGGGAACAGAGCAGGAGACCGGCAACGAACGGCAAATTGGGGTGGGGCCGCACCCGCATCCCTGGCCGACTGACCCTCGGTATGACCCGGAGCTGCTCGCTCACGGTGATCGACGCAATGTGATCGACTGCTTCCGCTACTGGAAGCGGGACGCAATTATTGAGGAACTGGCCATACGCAGGCACGACCTGCATGTCGCCATCGAGAATTTTGAACACGACTTCAATATCGGTTCGGTGGTGCGCACCGCCAATGCGTTTAACGTCGGGGCCGTGCATATCGTCGGCGCGCGGCGCTGGAACCGCCGTGGTGCGATGGTCACCGATCGCTACCAGGATGTGCGCCACCATCCGACGGTCCCGGAGTTCCTACAGTGGGCTCGAGCTGAGGATCGATATGTGATCGCGGTTGACAATGTGCCGGGGTGCGTTGCGATTGAGCACGCCGAGATCCCCGAGCATGCCGTCATGATCTTCGGACAGGAAGGACCCGGTTTGAGCGCGGACGCGCTGGCCGGGGCGGACCTCGTGGTTGCAATCCCGCAGTACGGATCCACCCGGTCAATGAACGCGGGAGCTGCCGCCGCCATCGCCATGCACGAGTGGATTCGTCGACACGCGGATATTCCGTGCGTGCCATAA
- the pyrE gene encoding orotate phosphoribosyltransferase, with the protein MTDARTRLLQLINDLAVVRGTVTLSSGAQADYYIDLRRITLHHEAAPLVGQVMLELFQREGLVPGAQAVGGLTLGADPVATAIVHASAGTSSALDAFVVRKSEKAHGLQRRIEGPDIAGRSVIAVEDTSTTGSSVLTACEAMTQAGAQIQAVAVIMDRGTGAREKVEAAGYRYLSAFTVDELAL; encoded by the coding sequence ATGACCGATGCGCGTACTCGTCTTCTTCAGCTGATCAATGATCTCGCGGTGGTCCGCGGCACAGTGACGTTATCTTCCGGTGCCCAGGCCGACTACTACATCGACCTGCGCCGGATCACCCTGCATCATGAGGCTGCTCCGCTCGTCGGGCAGGTCATGCTCGAGCTTTTCCAGCGTGAGGGCCTTGTGCCCGGGGCGCAGGCAGTCGGTGGTCTCACCTTAGGGGCAGACCCGGTCGCCACAGCCATCGTGCACGCCTCGGCGGGGACCTCATCGGCGCTGGATGCTTTCGTGGTGCGTAAGAGCGAAAAAGCGCACGGCCTTCAACGTCGGATCGAAGGCCCCGATATTGCCGGACGGTCAGTGATCGCGGTTGAAGACACCTCCACCACCGGATCCTCGGTGCTGACGGCTTGCGAGGCGATGACGCAGGCCGGGGCACAGATTCAGGCGGTGGCGGTGATTATGGACCGCGGAACCGGTGCCCGGGAGAAGGTCGAAGCCGCTGGATACCGCTATTTGTCCGCGTTCACGGTCGATGAACTGGCGCTATGA
- a CDS encoding SDR family NAD(P)-dependent oxidoreductase produces the protein MARALVTGSTAGLGLEFAWQLAATGHDLVLVARDEDRLRAIACQIEHVAEVSVETLRADISDREQLHKVARRLLDPVSPIDLLVNNAGYGLRHGFLETDIEQHVRHMDTLMTAVMVLSHAAARAMVHRRKGAILNVSSLAAYTTAGTYAAAKSWVTVFTESLAMELRGTGVTATALLPGYVHTEFHDRAAINVDGLPRITWLKAPYVVEQALRDTAKGVVLSIPSLRYRAGREGAPFAPRSVIRDVTYGRWERWASRRRAQKAQRLTALRRTRLPWTGEVSGSAHSANDASAPNQDRRDGEGHRSNGIHRSHGEQPTSGDSPVAGERSAPGKGPEPS, from the coding sequence ATGGCACGCGCACTGGTCACAGGGTCAACCGCAGGACTCGGCCTGGAATTTGCCTGGCAGCTGGCGGCAACCGGGCATGATTTGGTCCTGGTGGCTCGTGACGAGGACAGGCTGCGCGCCATCGCCTGCCAGATTGAGCATGTTGCGGAGGTTTCGGTTGAGACGCTTCGCGCCGACATCTCGGATCGGGAACAGCTACACAAGGTGGCCCGGCGCCTTCTCGATCCGGTGTCGCCCATCGACCTGCTGGTCAATAACGCCGGATACGGGCTGCGCCACGGCTTTTTAGAGACCGATATTGAGCAGCATGTGCGCCACATGGACACGCTCATGACAGCGGTGATGGTGCTCTCCCATGCCGCAGCGCGGGCGATGGTGCATCGACGCAAAGGCGCAATCTTGAACGTGTCATCTCTGGCTGCATACACGACCGCGGGAACCTACGCGGCGGCAAAGAGCTGGGTCACGGTGTTCACGGAGTCGCTCGCGATGGAACTGCGCGGAACCGGGGTGACGGCGACCGCGTTGCTGCCGGGGTATGTGCACACCGAGTTTCATGACCGGGCCGCGATAAACGTCGATGGTCTTCCCCGAATCACCTGGTTGAAAGCACCGTACGTGGTGGAGCAAGCCCTGCGGGACACCGCGAAGGGGGTTGTGCTTTCGATCCCGTCGCTGCGGTACCGGGCCGGTCGGGAAGGGGCGCCGTTCGCTCCTCGGTCAGTGATCCGCGACGTCACGTACGGGCGGTGGGAACGGTGGGCGAGTCGCCGACGGGCCCAAAAAGCCCAGCGGCTAACAGCTTTGCGGCGGACTCGACTGCCGTGGACTGGTGAGGTTTCGGGTTCTGCCCATTCCGCGAATGATGCCAGCGCGCCGAACCAGGATCGCCGTGACGGTGAGGGCCACCGCTCTAACGGGATTCACCGCTCGCATGGGGAACAGCCCACATCCGGGGATAGCCCTGTGGCCGGTGAACGCTCCGCCCCTGGTAAGGGCCCGGAGCCCAGTTAA
- a CDS encoding exodeoxyribonuclease III — MRIATWNINSVRARSERLLGFLTRHDVDVLALQEIKCRSEQFPRDELEAAGYQVAAHGLNQWNGVALISRVGLEDVRTSIDGLPAWGDDDLVHEARAIGGLVAGSLRLWSLYVPNGREIDHPHYAYKLRWLDAIRAEGERLLSADPDSRTIFSGDFNVAPLDEDVWDPEFFVGKTHLTPAERDAFHAIVEAEYADLVRPYCPGPGVYTFWDYQQLRFPKRQGMRIDFLLGSPAVQKCVTGAFIDREERKGKGASDHAPVVVDLDL, encoded by the coding sequence ATGCGCATAGCGACTTGGAATATCAATTCAGTACGAGCCCGCTCGGAGCGTCTGCTGGGTTTTCTGACCCGGCACGATGTTGATGTGTTGGCTTTGCAAGAGATCAAATGCCGATCTGAGCAATTCCCGCGCGATGAGCTGGAAGCTGCTGGCTACCAGGTCGCGGCGCACGGGTTGAACCAGTGGAACGGCGTAGCTCTGATCTCCCGGGTCGGGTTGGAGGATGTGCGCACCAGCATCGATGGTCTACCTGCGTGGGGCGATGATGACCTCGTGCACGAGGCTCGGGCGATCGGCGGTCTGGTGGCAGGCTCATTGCGCCTGTGGTCGCTGTATGTGCCCAACGGACGGGAAATTGATCACCCGCATTACGCCTATAAGCTGCGCTGGCTGGACGCGATCCGGGCTGAAGGCGAACGACTGTTGTCCGCCGATCCTGATAGCCGCACCATTTTTAGCGGCGACTTCAACGTGGCACCCCTCGATGAGGATGTCTGGGATCCTGAGTTCTTTGTCGGGAAAACGCATCTCACGCCCGCGGAGAGGGACGCTTTCCACGCCATTGTGGAAGCGGAATACGCAGATCTGGTGCGTCCGTACTGTCCCGGTCCCGGCGTCTACACCTTCTGGGACTACCAGCAACTGCGCTTCCCGAAGCGCCAGGGCATGCGGATCGATTTCTTGCTGGGCTCGCCTGCGGTTCAAAAGTGCGTGACCGGCGCCTTCATTGACCGAGAAGAACGCAAAGGCAAGGGCGCTTCCGATCACGCCCCCGTGGTGGTGGACCTGGACCTGTAG
- a CDS encoding HAD family hydrolase: MTGTVRTTPSGTSRAAAIFDLDKTVMSTHAVTAFRGPLRREGMMQRADAVRAAFTHYLYVVADADHEQMMRMRSYLCSLIAGWRPEQIERIVEEALAEVIAPKVYEEAVALMAEHRAQGRAIVIASSAARPFVVPIARMLGADDVIASEVAVKDGVCTGELDFHAYGQDKADRVRSVARLRGYDLDASYAYSDSETDVPLLDMVGHPYVVNPDGAMSKEAADQGWPVLFFYSPVSATEKIDRLDPPKKVALMVGLGLVAAAVAMLGLVTLRDAVRSSRAGLASLKRQ; this comes from the coding sequence ATGACAGGTACGGTGCGCACGACCCCATCTGGAACTTCGAGAGCAGCAGCGATCTTCGACCTCGACAAGACAGTCATGTCAACCCATGCCGTGACCGCATTCCGTGGGCCTTTGCGCCGGGAAGGCATGATGCAGCGCGCCGATGCGGTGCGAGCAGCCTTCACTCACTATCTCTACGTCGTGGCCGATGCCGATCATGAGCAGATGATGCGCATGCGTTCCTACCTGTGCTCGCTGATCGCCGGATGGCGACCCGAACAGATCGAACGCATTGTGGAGGAAGCGCTCGCCGAAGTCATCGCCCCCAAGGTGTATGAAGAAGCGGTGGCTTTGATGGCTGAGCATCGTGCACAGGGGCGTGCAATTGTCATCGCCTCATCAGCGGCGCGGCCATTTGTGGTCCCGATTGCGCGGATGCTTGGAGCTGATGATGTCATCGCGTCAGAGGTCGCGGTGAAAGACGGGGTGTGCACCGGCGAACTGGACTTTCATGCCTACGGGCAGGATAAGGCTGACAGGGTGCGCAGTGTTGCCCGCCTGCGCGGCTACGATCTTGACGCGAGTTACGCCTACTCCGACAGTGAAACAGACGTTCCGCTCCTGGACATGGTGGGGCACCCGTATGTTGTCAACCCCGACGGCGCGATGAGCAAAGAGGCTGCCGACCAGGGGTGGCCGGTTCTGTTCTTTTACTCGCCAGTCAGTGCGACCGAGAAGATCGACCGGTTGGATCCGCCGAAAAAAGTCGCGTTGATGGTGGGGCTCGGCCTGGTGGCAGCCGCGGTGGCGATGCTCGGGTTGGTGACGCTGCGCGATGCGGTGAGGTCCTCCCGAGCGGGCCTTGCATCCCTGAAGCGTCAGTAG
- a CDS encoding NUDIX domain-containing protein encodes MFTNRFPHLRSRDSARLLLFDQEGALILIGRSRPGREPYLVTVGGGLDPFEDEEMAARREALEEVGAADIVIGPVVHVEYDVHEADQSPSAQTFFLARVTKMDWDNRTGSEFARDDRGDYSLERISVDDPRIDRIQPPAISVLVQKFGYHFQELAKML; translated from the coding sequence ATGTTTACGAATAGATTTCCACATCTACGCTCCCGAGACTCAGCGCGGCTGCTGTTGTTTGATCAGGAGGGGGCGCTGATTCTCATAGGTCGAAGTCGGCCTGGGCGCGAGCCGTATCTCGTCACCGTAGGAGGTGGCTTGGATCCTTTCGAGGATGAAGAGATGGCTGCGAGACGCGAAGCACTTGAGGAAGTCGGAGCCGCCGACATCGTGATAGGGCCTGTTGTGCACGTTGAATATGACGTACACGAGGCCGACCAATCCCCATCAGCGCAAACGTTCTTTCTCGCACGCGTCACAAAAATGGACTGGGATAACCGAACGGGATCGGAGTTCGCTCGAGATGATCGAGGGGACTACTCTCTGGAGAGAATCAGCGTCGATGACCCGCGTATCGACAGGATACAGCCGCCTGCTATCAGTGTCCTAGTTCAGAAATTCGGTTATCACTTTCAGGAGCTAGCCAAAATGCTATGA
- the ssd gene encoding septum site-determining protein Ssd: MNPRHLIHPNASPPSVPLINAHDPSSPRFTCSLLGFGPDVAMALHDHILAAGGTLGPSEEQLQLKGGTGHQVPASSDLLLCAPAALASLDPALTPPTIVVSDQMPDSSLWNLALARGVRRVITFPDQSRELLAELQGITLSSARHRACVIAVSGGCGGAGASSLAARLASAATKQDLTTVLIDADPEGGGLDVLLDLDPDGARWDDVNPLAPGDGEALRASLPLIDGCAVLAGRPSTSLIPAAITALSSSTDVLVLDLPWALVPSMTSNIDRILMVVPAHLHAVSAAARRLSHFPLAHSGMACDLAVRLVSGGWMVEDVEDALGMSAALTFRDHRPGVIPMRDIRPGRRGADAACSRYIRQLITQDLAVTNRAELSHDLDSRPAGVSR, translated from the coding sequence ATGAATCCGCGTCACCTGATACACCCAAACGCCTCTCCCCCATCTGTGCCGTTAATCAACGCTCACGATCCCTCATCCCCACGTTTCACCTGCTCGCTGCTCGGATTTGGCCCTGACGTTGCGATGGCGCTGCACGATCACATCCTGGCTGCCGGAGGGACACTTGGCCCGAGTGAAGAGCAGCTTCAGCTGAAAGGCGGCACGGGCCACCAGGTACCCGCATCATCCGATCTTCTGCTGTGTGCACCCGCTGCGCTCGCCAGTTTAGATCCCGCCCTCACCCCACCGACGATCGTGGTCAGCGATCAGATGCCTGATTCATCGCTGTGGAATCTCGCGCTCGCCCGGGGTGTGCGCCGCGTCATCACGTTTCCTGATCAGTCGCGAGAACTGCTCGCCGAACTACAAGGGATCACGCTATCCTCAGCGCGCCACCGGGCATGCGTGATCGCGGTCAGCGGCGGATGCGGAGGCGCGGGGGCCTCATCCCTGGCAGCCCGCCTGGCTAGTGCTGCCACCAAACAGGACCTCACCACCGTGTTAATTGATGCCGACCCAGAAGGGGGCGGTCTCGATGTGCTGCTAGACCTCGATCCCGACGGGGCTCGGTGGGATGACGTCAACCCTCTCGCCCCAGGCGATGGGGAGGCATTGCGCGCCTCGCTCCCCCTCATTGATGGCTGCGCCGTGCTTGCGGGGCGCCCCTCGACCAGTCTGATTCCCGCGGCTATAACAGCGCTCTCCTCCAGTACCGACGTCCTTGTTCTCGATCTGCCGTGGGCGCTCGTCCCATCTATGACGAGCAATATCGACCGCATCCTCATGGTGGTTCCCGCTCACTTGCACGCTGTCTCAGCAGCAGCCCGTCGACTTTCGCATTTTCCGCTTGCGCACTCGGGGATGGCGTGCGATCTGGCCGTACGCCTAGTTTCCGGAGGCTGGATGGTCGAAGATGTCGAGGATGCTCTGGGGATGAGCGCGGCCCTCACGTTTCGTGATCACCGACCCGGTGTCATACCCATGAGAGATATTCGTCCCGGGCGTCGTGGGGCGGATGCCGCGTGCTCTCGCTATATCCGTCAGCTGATCACCCAAGATCTCGCTGTCACTAACCGCGCAGAACTCTCTCACGACCTCGACAGCCGCCCCGCCGGGGTTTCACGATGA